One Ricinus communis isolate WT05 ecotype wild-type chromosome 1, ASM1957865v1, whole genome shotgun sequence DNA window includes the following coding sequences:
- the LOC8265845 gene encoding zinc finger protein ZAT1, with product MALIVDQQPNFKHFCKICKKGFGCGRALGGHMRAHGIGDENCQMDDEDPASDWEDKLGGNVPPSNKRMYALRTNPNRLKSCRVCENCGKEFLSWKSFLEHGKCSSEDAESLVSSPESDGEDGTQRRGCGWSKRKRSLRAKVGNFNSHCPSSEEEDLANCLMMLSNATVDPFVAEPEESCASASKDEERRNPMNFMAPIAYRAAPVDKAKGVAKGMFECKACKKVFNSHQALGGHRASHKKVKGCFAARLDQGLDDSLADEDVITHEEFFPTKSSSTFQFDHGSNPPLASTSKRKSKVHECSICHRVFSSGQALGGHKRCHWITSNSPDTSSLAKFHQFQDHIEQIQQRPKFTNTSETLDLSLDLNLPAPADHRDHNGVKRDPPANQPSFKVSTEIYLKTWVGVEAKEKDNNHQQHQNEDDNKDNNNNNNCNGSMQNVEDEADSKVKLAKLSELKDMNMNGSSSPWLQVGIGSTTDVGADS from the coding sequence ATGGCTTTGATTGTCGATCAACAACCAAACTTCAAGCACTTTTGTAAAATTTGCAAGAAAGGGTTTGGTTGTGGTAGAGCTCTAGGAGGGCATATGAGGGCTCATGGAATTGGTGATGAAAATTGTCAAATGGACGACGAAGATCCTGCAAGCGATTGGGAAGATAAATTAGGAGGGAATGTGCCTCCTAGCAATAAACGTATGTATGCATTAAGAACAAATCCTAATCGATTAAAGAGTTGCCGTGTTTGTGAAAATTGTGGCAAGGAATTCTTGTCGTGGAAAtcttttcttgaacatggCAAATGCAGCTCCGAGGATGCTGAGTCGCTCGTCTCTTCTCCAGAATCCGATGGTGAGGATGGCACGCAAAGGAGAGGTTGCGGTTggtctaaaagaaaaagatcacTAAGAGCTAAAGTGGGTAATTTTAACTCACATTGCCCTTCTAGCGAAGAAGAAGATCTCGCCAATTGCCTTATGATGTTATCTAATGCAACAGTTGATCCTTTTGTTGCCGAACCAGAGGAGTCATGTGCTTCGGCTAGTAAAGACGAGGAGCGAAGAAATCCCATGAATTTTATGGCTCCTATAGCTTATAGGGCAGCACCAGTTGACAAGGCTAAAGGGGTTGCTAAGGGAATGTTCGAATGCAAAGCATGCAAGAAAGTTTTTAATTCCCATCAAGCGTTAGGTGGACATAGAGCCAGTCACAAGAAGGTTAAAGGGTGTTTCGCAGCTCGGCTCGATCAAGGACTAGATGATAGTCTAGCTGATGAAGATGTTATTACACATGAAGAGTTCTTTCCAACTAAGTCATCCTCAACATTCCAATTCGATCACGGTTCCAATCCTCCATTAGCTTCTACatcaaaaaggaaatcaaagGTACATGAATGCTCGATATGTCACCGTGTGTTTTCATCTGGCCAAGCATTAGGTGGCCACAAAAGGTGTCATTGGATTACGTCAAATTCACCAGATACATCTTCTTTGGCTAAGTTTCATCAGTTTCAAGATCACATAGAGCAAATTCAACAAAGACCCAAGTTTACCAATACTTCTGAGACACTTGATCTTTCGCTCGACCTCAACCTTCCTGCCCCGGCTGATCATCGTGATCATAACGGAGTCAAGCGGGATCCCCCCGCAAACCAGCCTAGCTTTAAAGTGTCTacagagatttatttaaaaacttgGGTAGGTGTTGAAGCAAAAGAGAAGGATAACAATCACCAGCAGCACCAAAATGAGGATGATAACAAAGATaacaacaataacaataattgtAATGGTTCAATGCAGAATGTGGAAGATGAAGCAGACAGTAAGGTGAAGTTAGCAAAGCTTAGTGAACTAAAAGACATGAACATGAATGGAAGTTCATCTCCATGGTTGCAGGTAGGAATTGGTTCAACAACTGATGTTGGTGCTGACTCGTAA